AGCCAGACGAAATAGAGCACGAAGGGCAGGACGAAGAGGGCGAGGTTGAGGGCGATCCTCATGCCGAAGCGTCGGCGGGCGCCGCCTCGTCGAGCCGTTCCCAGAGATTGCGGATGATCCCGGCCGTGATGCCCCAGATGTACCGCTCGCCGAAGGGCATGGCGTAGAAGTGCCGCCGCTGGCCGTTGAATTCGCGGTGCTGCTTCTGGTGGTTCGAAGGGTCCATCAGGAAGGTCAGCGGCACCTCGAAGGCATCCGTCACCTCGCGCGGATTGAGCTCCAGCTCGAAGGGCGGATGCACCAGCGCCACCACCGGCGTGATGAAATAGCCGGTGCGCGACAGGAAGGGCAGCAGATAGCCGAGCGGCTGCACATGGGCGCGGGCAAGGCCGATCTCCTCCTCCGCCTCGCGCAAGGCTGCATCCAACGGCGTCGCATCATCCGTCTCGATCTTGCCGCCGGGAAAGGCGATCTGGCCGGAATGGTCGGGCATGTCGGAGGAGCGCTGCGTCAGCAGCATGGTCGGCTCCTCGCGCGCCACCACCGGCACCAGCACCGCCGCGGGACGGGCCGGGCGGCCCTCGTTGACGGTGTGGTCGCCCTCGTCGAGCGGGCTGGTCGCGCCCATGCCGAACAGGTCCTGCTGCATCTGCGGCAGGTCGAGGCTCAGCCGCCGGGTGACGGCGAGGCGGAAGGCATCAGGCGAATCGGCGATCACGTCAGTCCCTCGATCTCGACGGCATCCACCATCGGGTAGAACGCGCCCGCCACATAGAGCCCGAACCAGTCGCGGTCACCCTGCCGCTCGATCTCCCCGAGGCTCGCGAGATCGTGAAAGAGGGCGCGAGAGACCCGCGCCCAAAGGTCGCGGCGCACCAGGACATAGGGTTTCACCCCATCCGTGCCCTCTTCCTTCTCGAAGCGGAGCGGATGGTCCTTACCGACCTCGATCCAGTCCTCGACCTGGGTGCGGAAGGCGATGCGGCGGTCCCGCCCCTCCCCGTCCACCCGCATCTCCACCGCCGCGAAGGGCGCGTCATCGACGGTGATGCCGATCTTTTCCACGGGGGTGACGAGGAAATAGCGCCCCTCCTCGCGCTTGATGACGGAGGAGAACAGCTTGACCAGCGGCATCCGGCCGATGGGCGTCTTCATGTAGAACCACGTGCCATCGGCGGCGATACGAATGTCGAGATCGCCGCAATAGGGCGGATTCCACAGATGAACCGGCGCACCGCCGCCGGCCTTCTTCAAGGCTGCCGCGATCCCGTCGAGACCTTGCTGTGGTCCCCTCTGCGTCATCACTTCGCCACCTCACGATTGGGTGATGGCCCCTGTCTTCCGGAGCTGTTCCGGTGGACGATGCCTGTGACGAACCTAAGACTCGACTATCCCCGTCGCAACGCATGGGCCATGATGCAATGCACAGCGACGCAGCCTCGAGGGAGCGACCATGACCGCCGAGACCGCCGAACGGATGGAAGACGCCATCGTCCGTGCCGCCGAGGCAACGGCCGC
This region of Phreatobacter oligotrophus genomic DNA includes:
- a CDS encoding DUF1285 domain-containing protein encodes the protein MTQRGPQQGLDGIAAALKKAGGGAPVHLWNPPYCGDLDIRIAADGTWFYMKTPIGRMPLVKLFSSVIKREEGRYFLVTPVEKIGITVDDAPFAAVEMRVDGEGRDRRIAFRTQVEDWIEVGKDHPLRFEKEEGTDGVKPYVLVRRDLWARVSRALFHDLASLGEIERQGDRDWFGLYVAGAFYPMVDAVEIEGLT
- a CDS encoding CoA pyrophosphatase, whose translation is MQQDLFGMGATSPLDEGDHTVNEGRPARPAAVLVPVVAREEPTMLLTQRSSDMPDHSGQIAFPGGKIETDDATPLDAALREAEEEIGLARAHVQPLGYLLPFLSRTGYFITPVVALVHPPFELELNPREVTDAFEVPLTFLMDPSNHQKQHREFNGQRRHFYAMPFGERYIWGITAGIIRNLWERLDEAAPADASA